The region GTATGCCTGCTGAACAGTGACCAGTGGTATACGAGGGAGACGTGCTGCTGTGCAGTACTGGATGGGTCAGGGTTTGGGTTACTCGAGCAGGTTTGGATTACCAGTGACCCTTGATTCAAGGTTCCTGCTAAGAAAgttattttttgaaaatggcATAACTGCAGATGGCCATGAAACATCACATGGTGCTCACATTTCTTTTGAGGCAGCAGTAAATTATTTAAGTTATTATGGAATAGGAGACATTGGTTGACTCCCACTTACTATACATTTAGTGTGAGGCCTGCCTCTTACTAAAAACCTCCTGTACTATTTCATGATCAAGTCATTAATTAGTTAGATTTCCATGTCAtttgtgtgctttctttctggTTTGTACTTTTGaagatatttgtgttttttcctcccttccttcctgaTTTACATGCTGTTTCAACAAACTAAAGAAGTGTCCTCCTTAGAGCAGCCTCTAGTTTACATTGGTGTGTCCCTGTTGATAAACGATGTGCACTGCAGTGTTCCCAAGCTCCAAGCTGATTAAATGCAAATACTTTGAAGAATGAGGGTAAGCTGTTCAATGCAGAAATTTGCTCAATTAGTGAGCACAATACAGGTAAGAGGGTAACTGCAGAAAGAgcacaaaaaagtgaaattcaAAGTCATTCTGCATGAACGGCTTCCCCTCTGTCttctataaaaacaaatactgccagcTAATAAGTCGTGTTTGTTAATTGTGACAGGAGGCATGGAAACATGCGATCGAAAAGGCCAAAGCCATGCCCGACCCGTGGGCACAATTTCATCTGGAGGACATCAAGACTGAACCCTGCATTCGTTACAGGTATGAATAACTGTGTGGCTGTGAATCAATATACCTTTTTCATGTCTcgtcatagcaggaaaaacacaggtgaaaCATATTTGGTTAATGGTTGCTCAGTTCCCTGAAGTGTCCCAGTAAACTATGCCAGAGAGCCAGCTTGCATAATACCAGGATCCTGGAACTCGCTCACCGAAATTGaatgcagctgtttttaatgttatcaattacacCGAATATTTATACTGCTACATGCAGCAAAATCTTGAAATAATATCCCACAGGGTGATAAAGTGCCAAAACAATTATATTTGATTACTGTAGatcaattatttaattaaattgaatgCTTTTCCCATTTTCAAGCAGTGTTTCAAAAGTGGTATTTCCCATGTTCTAACATTGTTTGACATCTTGAGAACTTGagaagctgcattaattgatgttttagccacttggtggcagcacaacaagctgtaaacacaacactgacacatcatCACCTTTAGAAAGTTgattttgcaatttttttttgcaatatctggctctttagctgttagatgctccactatgttcactagctagtcacgaactttgtctgtctgctattttgtgctgggcaggtaaCATTCAatgagtttatcagagcttttcttgctgaaaatagttgcctgctgcggccaaaaacaacgttgatgagagcagtgagacagaaacCAAACTGTTAAGTTGCGGTCTGGAAAACCGTAATAAgtagctgaaagacgctaaaacactCTAGTGCTAAAAGcttagaggaactgcagagtcgagtgaaaattctctgtggtttcatcactacgagtgaccacttccagtttttttaaaattcacgTACTGTTGGTGGGACACTAAGTGAGATATTATGGCGAACATAGTGGCTACATAAGCGTACACACCTCATGCAGAGTTCTCAGACGTTTGCAGCGTTATATTAAGGCAGCGACACACAATTGAACGGGTGTGGGCAAAAAAGCAGGAGGAAAATGAATTcctttgcctgtgtgtgtgtgtgtgtgttaggccTGTTATATAACATACAGGGCTGGAACTTGACTACAGAGCGAGGGGGGGGAGTTGTCAGGAGCTGGGATTTGCCCTGGTGTTCTCTTTTCATGTGCTAATTTTACCCACATGTAACCTcactcctccttccctctcttaAGCCCCCCTGTAGTATGAATGTCACGGTACACTGCGTTCCCAGGCTGAAACGGCTTGTTGGCAGAAAAGGGTGAAGATTAGATTTTGGATAGAGAATAGTGCACTGTTCTTTGAGTGGAGAAGGGAACCTTAATACTGAGTTTCTAGTTTAAAGGCACGCAGCATTTAACTGTGAAGGTTTGCAGCTGCACCTACAGCTCATGCAGTATTCATTTACTCATGACACACACCCTGCCAaggcaaacagacacactgaccCAGACAaatgtatgtacacatacatttgtattaccatatttactgtatgagtTCTTGACTACATTAATTCCCAAAATATCCATATATCCTCGAGTCCAAAAAGAAATGGGCGCAGAAAAAATGGCCTTCCTTTGGAAAGAGCAAACAcgtgaaaaaacacacatttctgtttaattctTCTCTCCTTGTTTTTCCGTAGAGAGGAAACTAGATGCTTTATGTGCCTCCATGATAACAATTGCTAATGGGCTGTTGACAGACGAACTCCCTCACAGAGGGCAAAGAGTAACTTAAGAGGCTAACGCGATTGAGACTGGAATGTTTATAGTCTGAAGTAGACTCATAAGAGACAAAAGAGTCCTGGCAGTCAGCTCAGTGTTGTTGACTGTCCAGTGTGAGTGATTTGTAATGTAACAggtggaaaacaaaaataacagccAGTTTCTCCCTACAGAGATGGGTCACAGGGTCTGCTATGTGACGTAAAAAAAGACCCACAGATGGTCTCACAGCCGCTCTGCTTGAAAGGAGACCCTGTTAAACAGAGCTGCAGTAGACTTGGTTTCAAAATGAAGATTGGGCTGAaactaaaaattattttgattgtcaatttatctctttttttgtttttttcttcaattaatCTTTAGTCTAAACAAAgtcagaaaacaagaaaatgtccTTCTCAattttcccagagcccaagctgACATCTTCAGATGACTTGTTATGTgcagccaacagtccaaaaccccaaaatacaGTGCacacctgccaacactcccgtttttcccgtatttcaaggccattTCCTGGCGCACTCCCGTTTTGTTTCTCCTGGGGAAACTCCCGTAATTTACATGGgcctcaaactttattatgaataatCGTCATACACGGATCCAAGTTTAACaattacaataacaaaagatattacaatttatcctgaagGGAACGTGAACGTCTGTACCACATTTAATAGCAATCCATcagatagttgttgagacatttcactcaaaaccacaaatgtcaacctcatggtggcactagaggaaaagtcaggagatcaccaaagtctgttGGATTCATCccctggggaccatgaatgtttttataaactttcatggcaatccattcagtagttgttaagatatttcagtctagacccaAATGGTGGACCAACCAGCCACCATctctagagccacgctgctagcatggctaaaaacaaactttctATGTGATTAGacagatttgatttgatgtgCCATATTTGAGTGAGCATAATCAATATTGTGACTTAATTCACTTTGCAGGTACAATGCCATCACAGGAGAGTGGGCTCAAGACCAGGTCCACATCAAGATGGCTGCCCAGGTATTACTGCTCTCTAGAAAAAGGATTGTTTTGCCAGTATTATAAAAAACATGTACTGGAGTACTGGATGTACTTATCCTTGTCTAATTTATTTCCCCTGCTTGGTTTCTCACAGCCGTTTGGGAAAGGGGCCATGAGGGAGTGCTTCAGAGCGTaagttgaaatatttctccACATTCATCAgttcacatccagcagttattgCTCCTCGTGTTTCTTCTAGTAACCAAGCAGAGGGGTGTGTCTCTCCTAGATTGTAGCCTGTAAGTGGTGCAGGTCCACATTCCTCACATTTCTTGCTATTTTCAAGATAACTGCTCAGTAGTTTCAGAGCCAAAGATGGTTCTGACAATATAACACTGACGCAGCTCTATAAAGTCTTCCATGATGACACTGGGGATTTATCTTTAACTTTATTGATTCCCTGGATGTTTACTATTTTGGGTAAAAAAGAATTTAAGCGCGCTCCAGTGTGTTATGGCTTCTGCATGTCATTGtagaatgaaagagaaaagggaaaatagTCTTAATTGttaatgtttaaatgaaatgtaaaagagAGGCATCCATCAACCCCCACTGTTTGCAGTATCCCACAGAAAAATTCAACTCAAAACCCAGAGCATGAAAATGAACCCCAAACCTCTACAAGCCCAAACAAGTTAGGTCCTAAAAAAAGAACATCTGAATTGTAGTATGTTGTTCCTGTTGGATTTGCacgtgtgcgcgtgtgtgtgtgtgtgtcagagagagctTAAAGTGATATTGGGTTGAAAATGTGCAGACTTTTTTGGGCTGTCGAGTTTTTGGCCCGTGCTGGGCTCGACATCTGATGTCAGATCAAAAATGGCTTTAGTTCTGTATTTTAATGAAGTTTCCTAGCTGTGggtgaaataaatataaatagaattaaaaTACTGCTCACTACTGTAATATCTTATTTCCTTTCCCCCCAGAAAGAAGTTGTCGAATTTCTCACACAGCAGCAACTGGAAGTCAGCATCTAATTATGTGGCCAAGAGTTACATGGAGACGGTGGACAGAAATGTTTACTTTGAGGACGTCAGGCTGCAGATGGAGGCCAAACTATGGGGAGAAGAGTACAACCGCCACCGACCTCCCAAACAGgtacatgaaaaacatttactAGTTACAAGTTAACGGGACAGGACATAATAttgacaaaatattattatttttattatgaatAATCACTCGAAAGTACTCAGAGCCCATGGCTGCACAATCCTCTAATCCTTGTTATTTTGACAATGGAAAGTATTTTAATCTGagatttagggctgcaactaactatctTTTTCATTATCGATAGATTTGATGATTACTTTTTCAATTAACCAATAAACTGTTTGGTTTACGAATTGAAAAAACATCAATCACAACTATAGAGCCCAATGTTACGTcctaaaatgtcttgttttgtctgaccagtaATCCTAAATCCAaaggtattcagtttactattatatatgtgacagagagaggcagcaaaTCCTGCCACAGAAGCTGGAAACTGAGAATGTgtagcatttttaaaattatttttgcttgaaaaatgactgtgatgattaatctattatcaaaatagtagccaataatttttctgtcaatcgactaataaatgaattgactaatcgtttcatcTCTACTTAGATGTTTAATCTGCATATAGGTTTGGATCTGCATCAAAAACACTTGCTGTTAGGCAGTCATGGGATACATATATCAGTAGTTTATGAGCAAACAGCAAAAGTGCTTAGAAATGTCCTATCTCTATAtattaagaaatacattttaaaagttccTGGAACCACACCTGCAGCCTAATCTACACCCAAAACTAATCCCTTATTCCTGTAACTTTCCATTACTTTTACTAAAATGTGTACTAGTTTTTGACATATCTTTAGctaacaacagacagacaaactgaaaaagTAAGTTTTGTGTGTTGACTTATTTACCAGAGAGTATCAGTATCTGTAAAAACTGCACTCGAGCGCGTATATAATTTAAGAACTTTAGAATTGTGacatgtacattttacattttaacatatatttataattgtttgtctagatttttttcccccttatatttctttttctacTTCTTGTTTTTCACACAGTCCTTTTGCACAGCCTTAGGAGCGTGCCATATTGCATTTCAGTCCAcatattgtttgtgtatgtgacaaataaacctTTGAATCCTTGAATCACTGTTACCCTCTACATTGTGACATTTACACTATGTAACCATCAGACTTACTGAAGGGCCTGCACTGCATAGGTGTGAGTGTTGTTTACTTCTTTCTTATCCTCAGGTGGACATCATGCAGATGTGTGTGGTGGAGATGAAAGACAGACCAGGTAAACCTCTCTTCCATCTGGAACATTACATCGAGGGCAAGTACATCAAATACAACTCCAACTCTGGCTTTGTGAGGGACGACAACATCCGACTCACTCCACAGGtaagtgacatcaccttttGGTATTAACACACGGTCAGCTAATAATCACTTAATAATCTTCATCATTCATTCCTATTGTATCCATCAGGCCTTCAGTCACTTCTCTTTTGAGCGATCGGGCCACCAGCTGATCGTGGTGGACATCCAAGGAGTCGGAGATCTCTACACTGACCCTCAGATCCACACAGAGAAGGGGACTGACTTTGGAGATGGAAATCTAGGTACAGTTCCCTTTGATACTGACAAACTGCTGCTAGATACTTGTGTGAAGTTTGGTTAGAAATGATTCAAGAAGCTCCATCTTGATCATGGCTGTGTTCCAGGTGTGCGAGGCATGGCGCTGTTCTTCCACTCCCACCTGTGTAACAAGATCTGCAAGAGTATGGGCCTGACGCCTTTTGACCTTTCCCGTGCAGAGAAGTCCCAGCTGGACTGTACCAACAAACTGCttgtaattttaacattttaataataataaatatagtgtCAGCCAGGGCCAGAAATCAGCAGCGGGTCAGGATACAAATATCTTTCAAAgttcataaaataataaaaataaaataaaatatgtccCAAAGAACTAGAAGTAAGATCTATTGCATTTAAAAATTGTTCACAGTTGCCATATTTAGGCATGAATGTgactgttttcccctgcttcgaGATCTTATTTCCTGTAAGAGAATTTGTTTTTGATCAGACTGAATATGCAGCCTAAAACAATACAGGAAAGCAGGAAAAACGGCTCCATTCTGCAAGTGTGAAAAAGTGCCGCTTTATGATCTTAACAGTAAATCTTACTGATAGAATCACACTCATACAATCATTTCCAAGAACTGCTACCTGCTCTCCTGCACCTGCTTTATCCTTATCTTCAGTGCATTCTGTTGCTATTTCCTCAAGAACAATTcatcttgttttatttcagaAGTCAGCCCAGACGGTGCTGAGGGGCTGTGAGGAGCCCTGCGGTTCTCCTCGTGTTCGGACCATGTCAGGAAGCCGGGCACCTCTGCTGTTATCCCGCCTGTCTGAGACGTCATCTGCAGACGAGAGCATGAGCGACGTGGACTCAGTTCCCTGCTCCCCTCTCATCTTCCCCTGCTCTCCGCTAGCTGCACATGGATCTATGGGCAAGTCCGCTATCTGTACGTGCATGAACACATTATTACGTACTGCACATGTATAACAATATGTTTTATGTAGTTAAGCGTGATGTCCATATTGTATAGTTTTgtataatttttacattttacaggcTTATCTTTTACTGGAATGTACGAACATGAAAGACTCAACAGTAACAACACAGGTGAACAGAAGGTGAGTAATAATGTGACTCCATGTCGAGTCCCAAGAGCTCAATGTTTGAATTCAATCCTGAGTCTTTAATGACAAAATTAAAGTCAAGTCTTAagtctttttttgtccttttacattacatttgtatCTATTTTCAAGATTAGATTATGTGAAATATGTGTTGGAGCCATCTCCATCTGtcatttaaatacagtagcaaTGTTTTCACTGTTACACACTCAGTATGCTGCTCAGTATCTTACCACTCACCATTCTGATAATATGCATGCAGGTCATATTGTCGACTGATCAGAAGATCAAATAAAATTCAGGTCAAAAGTGAATAGTGAAGTGTTGGCTAAAAGTGTTGGCTGAAGTCTATAatactcatcatcatcataataataataacaataacaataataatagtaataataaacttaatttataccttttaaaacaaagttacaagATGCTTTACATGGGAAAATCAAGATTAAAATATTTCAGCACTACAATTAATTTAAATCAGGcaattaaaagtacaaaaaaataaatagaataaaatttGCCACATAAAATAGGATAAGAAGcgtgaaaaacaacaaataaaacatactaGAACTGGACAAATATAACTGgattaacataaataaaaagcttctttaataaaagggatttgagaagtgatttaaaagatgttactgatttaaaaaaaaaaactcacatcCTCAGGCGGGGAGCTTCAAAGCTGAGGGCCCATACTGCAAAAGCCTGGTCACCTTTAGTCATGAGCTGGGACTCTGAATTGTAGGGGAGCAGCAATATAACCAGGAGCCAACCCGTGAAGTGCTTTAAACGTAATGGGTAATAGCTGAAAATCAGCTCTAAAACTGACCAGTGACGAGAGGCCAGAACATGGCAGACATGAGCTTGTCTCTTTGGATTTGTTAAAGGCTGAGCAGCTGTGATTTGAGCTAACTGAAGttgtaagatgttttttttttggtttaaccCTGAATTCATTGAACTGTAATAATCTAGACGCGATAATAGAAAAGCATGAATGACCTAAATATCAGCGCAAGAAAGGAAAGACGGGATTTTTGAGATACTGCTGAaggaaacatgattggacaccTCTAAAATGACTGAGTCCTGAGTCAGATTTGAGTCAAAAGTTGTCACCTTTGAGCTGTACTCACCTGACTGCAGAGCTGCCACACAACTCATCACaactcagattttttttttatttctgtctgtagGAATCTGATAGCGGCGGCGACAGCGGCTATCCCAGCGAGAGGAGGAGTGATGGCGACCCAAATGACCACGTAGACGGGGTAAAGATTTGCGTTTGACTTTGGTTTGATTTAGATAATGTCCAGGATTTCTTTTGTAGCAGTGGTTACACACGACGTATCCCTCAGTTAACATATAGATAAACAATGCCAAGaactgtatttgtgtatgtctgACATTTACCAAGTAAACATATTAAGTGACAAAGTgagtttttgtatattttttacacacatttgtaaGCATATTCTGGCATATTAtcttaaacaaacataaacacatccATTGTTAACAATTATTAAACCCTGACATGTTAGACTTCTTTTGTTACTGTATATAACTTTGtccttcagtcctctcagtatCTGTTAGTCTGTTAACATTTCCTCTTCTCCACATTAAGTTTGACTGTTAGATTTTCTGACAGCAGGTTTTATAATGCATGTTGTTTCATCACGTAGGCCCATCATCGCTACCAAAGACATTATTCTGAGTCGGATGAGGACAGTGTCAAACGGGTAAACAAACATAGAGACAAAAGTGTGCAGACgtcataatcataatcattatCACCATAATCAAAAAACCCTCTTCTAGTTTTTCCTCATCCTTgtctttccccttttttctcaTGACTTGCTTGACGATCAAAGCTGTTCTTCACCTTTCCTCTAATTTCGCTCCTCCTGCTCTTTGTGTTCCCTCACTAGAGGAAGATGGTAGCTCCTCCAAGAGTCTCTGCAAACTTAAATTCATACAATTCTAACAACAACTGGGTGATTATTTGCATGGAGTCTCATAAACCAGGTGTTTCCCTTTGCAGTGCTCTGCAGTCTTATTGCTATAAAGCTTCATCAAGCATGATTCTCAAGTTAAGATTTGAGCACACAAACTGCCACTGTTTCCATGTCCactcttcttttattttcagttgagtgaatgaaaacagactAAAAATGCAAATTTCAAAATGCCATTTGGAACCAAAACACCATCTGCCTCTGTTTCACCAACTCCACCATCTTGCTAATGATTCTCGCCAtaataattttgtgtgtgtgttcctgttcTCATGCTTTACATGATGTTGCATTCACTGAGCGACAGGCCAAAAGAGATGTACTCCTCCAGCTCTGAGCTCAAGGCTGATCTCTGTCATTTATCAGTTAAAATTAAAGCAGGCTTTTCTGGATGGGTACACCGCTGAGAGTGGATTTATTTTCTTGCACTTTGCCTTCATCATTCtcccttttccttctttttcctaattgtatattttgacttgtttttttctactcAGCTGACAGAGGAAAAGTGGAGCTTCTACCATTCGTCTCGCGCTCACGTCCACCGACCTTCCTGTGTGGCCACTGAGGTGGAGCGACTCAACACTCTGCTGCAGAAGAAGATTGGCCAGTCGATCCTCGGAAAGGTAAAACATCAGATTGGTTGATTTGACGTTAATAAAGATGATATATGTGGCAGGACTGAAGGActgaaatgaacacacacttgCCGGCCAAATAATACTGCCTAAAGCTTCAACTACACCTGAAGATGACTGAATTCTACAAAAACTAGACACCCCAAACATAACAACTGTTTCTACCAATATACACAGATTGTTTTAGTCTCGACAGTCAGAAAGAAGTCCAACTTGGTCTGAGCTGTCATGACGCTCAAATCATAAAGATAATCAACAATCATAATGTGTGTCAATCCACCTGTGGCTGCAAAAAGCTGGTTTTCAAGGttagttatatttgttgaacaTATCCTGGATCTCCTTCCTCCTGCCCAGGTCCACCTGGCGATGGTGCGTTACCATGAAGCGGGTCGTTTCTGTGAGAAGGATGAGCAGTGGGATCAGGACTCAGCCATGTTCCACCTGGAGAGAGCTGCACTGTGTGGAGAACTGGAGGCCATCGTAGCCTTGGGACAGTGCTGTCTGCAGCTGCCTCATCACATACTGCCAGACATGGAGCTGGAGGTAGCAAGCAATTTATTTAGCCCTTTCGCTTCGGCTGATTTGATTTTGGTTTTGTACAGAATGCACCCTTGTATTCTTACATCTTTGTGTTGTTGGCAGGAAAATGAAGGAAACAGGATGAAAGGTTTTAAGTatctgctgctggctgctgagGCTGGTGACAGATCTTCTATGATCATAGTGGCCAGAGCCTTTGATACTGGGATCAATCTGTCAGCTGACAGGTCAgtgaatgttattttaaagCAGTCTAACCTGTTTGACTTTTGTTAAAAGTTGGACTTGTATTTTGAAATCTGTGgataaaaaaacacaccaatctTGGTCCAACAGCCATGATAATACTGCCCTCTAGAGGGATTTCtagatgtttttattaaagacaaaaagtaTTTACTATTTTTGATGCTGAAGGGTTTATGCAtcgttgttttttatttgtcaattATCCAGAAAGCAGGACTGGGAAGAGGCGATTCACTGGTATGACAGTGCGTTGAACATGACAGACTACGATGAGGGGGGAGAGTTCGATGGGACACAGGACGAGCCTCGATACCTGCTGCTGGccagagaggcagagatgtACCAAGTGGGAGGCTACAACCTCACCGCAGACCCACAGAGAGCAGGTTCGACTCCATGCTGGCTTAACAGACCTCGCTGTGCTAAATGTACCTGAATATACCCTCATACTTTTAAGGAATACTCCACTGAAATCTATCTTTTAAGTATTAAACACTTTGAAATGAGGCTCAGAAAAGTTTGTAGCTTGCTCCTTTATGGAGGCCGCTCCATAGAAACATCCTGCAgcataattaaataaaaaggctcagtaatgtCCTAAAACAGCTTGGTGCTGTAGTTTTTTAGCagacaggagtaaatagtgcatttattgtggactattttcagctgcggattaatacacatttgatcCCTtagtgagtatttccagcagcaggacggtgtatgtgagactgagtcaaaataaactacagtgtgtgtgttcatggtaatgaaggaacacatcacccagtgcaacagtgtgactcactgatgtgttttaatgagttTTGCACAACAGTGTAGCTCTAGAGGCAAAGGGAAATAACATATATCaagcaatacttgttagtaagATCAATttattgctggttttggtcttttcatgagatttgttgacaatacaaCTTTGTTGAAAGTCCTGATTGTATGTTTCCCATTAAAAGCCATTCACTGATGCATATAATGGTCTCTGCCTCCACCCTACCCTCTCATAATATCTCTCCCTACAGGTGATCTGTTtacagaagcagcagaagctgCCATGGCGGCCATGAAAGGTCGATTGGCTAACCAGTACTATATGAAAGCCGAAGAAGCCTGGGCGCTAATGGAGGAGTAATTCTGgattcacatttttatgtgaaaaaggCCACAGGAGTTAATGTGTCTGACTTATAGCCAGGCCAGTTTACATATTGTTTATTGCAGAATTTTATGCTAATGGTGCtctgcgtgtgtgcgtgtgttcagCCTTCAAGAATCAGCCGTACATATTCAGGTTTCTGTTCTTCTTGTCCTGTTTGTGAAACTAGTCATCCTGACTCCTCTTTTCTTTAATTCCCTCTCTGATTATCTTTTGGCTAAGTGAATGTGGTTCTATGAAAGAGAAGATCTGaagattcaaaacaaaaaaatggctTACTCACTTTGACTGTTAACACATTTATGTTGGAAGAatgtatgtgaaaaaaaaaagcttggcgtatgaaactgtaaaataaagtttggATTGCTTTTTATGGGTAAACACTTGTCATTATTCattcctgttttttctctctagTAGACAAGCGCTCTGTCATTAAAGGTCTGTAACTGAGCCGATTCGTCTTCCAGTGAGAGATGTAAACATCAAGGTGTTCGGTGTTTCACCCTGGAGCCCTCAGAGGTTGCATGTCTTTGGACCTCATATtactataaaaacaaatggtcACAAGCATTTCTCAATATTGAGTTCTCTTGCAACTCAAGTACTTTAATACTAACAGTGGTGgagaaa is a window of Siniperca chuatsi isolate FFG_IHB_CAS linkage group LG20, ASM2008510v1, whole genome shotgun sequence DNA encoding:
- the eef2k gene encoding eukaryotic elongation factor 2 kinase isoform X3 codes for the protein MEDDLMFSMEEEEGSAKRPPVQRSAPNQRASSISDANTSDDDDEDHFISPILDDSAKEICHYLKNIVYTRQLSNSLPKSNFVYKNETETVAEPRSYKVLSESAREAWKHAIEKAKAMPDPWAQFHLEDIKTEPCIRYRYNAITGEWAQDQVHIKMAAQPFGKGAMRECFRAKKLSNFSHSSNWKSASNYVAKSYMETVDRNVYFEDVRLQMEAKLWGEEYNRHRPPKQVDIMQMCVVEMKDRPGKPLFHLEHYIEGKYIKYNSNSGFVRDDNIRLTPQAFSHFSFERSGHQLIVVDIQGVGDLYTDPQIHTEKGTDFGDGNLGVRGMALFFHSHLCNKICKSMGLTPFDLSRAEKSQLDCTNKLLKSAQTVLRGCEEPCGSPRVRTMSGSRAPLLLSRLSETSSADESMSDVDSVPCSPLIFPCSPLAAHGSMGKSAICLSFTGMYEHERLNSNNTGEQKESDSGGDSGYPSERRSDGDPNDHVDGRKMVAPPRVSANLNSYNSNNNWLTEEKWSFYHSSRAHVHRPSCVATEVERLNTLLQKKIGQSILGKVHLAMVRYHEAGRFCEKDEQWDQDSAMFHLERAALCGELEAIVALGQCCLQLPHHILPDMELEENEGNRMKGFKYLLLAAEAGDRSSMIIVARAFDTGINLSADRKQDWEEAIHWYDSALNMTDYDEGGEFDGTQDEPRYLLLAREAEMYQVGGYNLTADPQRAGDLFTEAAEAAMAAMKGRLANQYYMKAEEAWALMEE